Genomic window (Paenibacillus sp. PK3_47):
GGAACGGGCGCTGGAGGAGCTTGAAGCTGCAGATGCCAATCCCGAGCTGATCCCAAGCGCTTTTCAGACGCCGCAGGCGGAGTGCTTTGATCTTTATTACACTGGAGTACGCGGCGCGCGTATTCATGCCAAATACCTCCGGCCCAAGAAGAGGGACGGATTACAGCCGGCGGTTCTGCAATTTCACGGCTATACGGGGGATTCCGGAGACTGGCAGGACAAGCTGGCGTATGTGTCGCTGGGATATTCCGTACTCGCGCTGGATTGCCGGGGGCAGGGCGGAGCTTCGGAAGATACCGGAGGTGTGAAGGGGACTACGCATAACGGACATTTTATCCGCGGTTTGGATGACCACCCTGACAATTTGCTGTTCCGCCACATTTTTCTGGATACGGTCCGGCTGGCCAGAATTGCGTTTGAACTGCCGGGAGTCGATCCTGAACAGGTGTACGCTATGGGCGGTTCACAAGGGGGCGCGCTTACTATCGCCTGTGCAGCACTCGAGCCGCGGATCAGGAAGCTTGCAGCAGTCCATCCGTTCCTCAGTGATTATAAGCGCGTATGGGAGATGGATCTCGACAGGGATGCCTATCAGGAGCTGAATACGTTCTTCCGCAAGTTCGATCCGCTGCATGAGCGTGAGGATGAAATTTTTGAAAAGCTCGGTTATATCGATATTCAGCATCTGGCCGGCCGCATTCAAGGAAAGGTATTGTTCACCGTCAGCATGATGGATACCATCTGTCCTCCTTCGACACAGTTTGTAGCCTATAACAAAATTAAAGCACCTAAGGAACTGCTCATCTATCCGGACTTCGGGCATGAGTATCTCCCGGGCAACGCAGACCGCACGATGCAATTTTTCCTGCAAAAATAACAGCTTTACACAAACAGCAGGCAAGCCCCTTTAGAAGGAGGCTTGCCTGCTGTTTCTATGCGGACGGTCACACTATTGCTGCTGTTTGGCGTACCATTCGGAGAATTGCTTTTGATACTCGGCAATATATTTGTCAATTCCTGCAGCCTTCAGACGTTCCAGCGCTTTCGGGAATGCTTCGTCATATTTGCTGAAGCCGCTGCCGATCGGGGCGAGATATTCGGTGAATACACCGTTCAGCTTGGTTTCTTCGTTCTTGACCGGTGTGTTGTCGAAGTTAAAGCCTGCGCCTTTGGAGATAATCGCGCCATCGTCCCATGCTTTGTAATCGGCAATGACATCATCCGGCACGGTGTTGTCGAATCGCATGAAGTTTTTGTTCATCAGCAGCCAGTCGGGAATCAGCGAATCTGTAGTAAGCTTCGTCAAGCGGCCGTTCTCATCCAGGGTATAGTCGGTTCCTTCAACGCCATAAGCGAATAAGTCGTACAGCTCCTGGTTTTTTTGCAGCAGGTTGAAGAACATGACGTAGCGTTCAGGGTCCTTGGCAGCGGTGGAGACAAAGAAGGCGGAGCTGTAGGTACCGCGGCTGATCTTCGGCCGTCCTTCGCCCAGGAAGTAGTTAACCAGCTTGGCATCAGGCACAGCCTGGGAGATGGTAGCAGCCCCTTCAAAAGGACGGGCGGCCGTACCGGCCCAGAACATCGCTTTGCCGGAGTTCCAGTCAGACTGCAGCTGCGGCACATTGGTGGCGGCATATTTAGGGATAATGCCTTTTTCGTACCAGCCGTGCATCAGATCTGCGTAACGTTTAAATTCCTCGGATTCGAACCAGCTGATAATCTGATCATCCTTGGCAGACTCGTCAAGCGCAATGAAGTCATTTTGCCAATACAGGTTCTTGTCGGTGTAGTCATACTGCAGCATTCTGCGGGCATCGGTATTAGCATATCCAATCAATTCGGGATGAAGGGCATGAACCTTGTCGTAGAACTGCTCCAGCTCGGCCAGTGAGGTTACCCGGGTCATCCCGGCCTCCTCCAGCAGATCCTGTCTCACCAGCACGCTGTAAAATTCCGCCGAGTTCGGCTTGTTGCCGACAGGAATCGCATACTGCTTGCCGTCCAGCTGGAAGGCGCTGAAGGAAGCCTCGTCAACATTGCTGCTGAGATCAGCCGCAGCGTCCAGATAAGGGGTCAGATCAGTGTACAGTCCTTTAGCCACGGATTTGACCATATAGTTGCTGTCTGTGTAGGTGGCGAAATCTTCGCCCGTGGACAACATCAGATCCGTTTTGCCGCCGCCGTATTCTGTCCAGGGCAGAAATTGAAATTCAACCTCGGCGTTGATTTCCTGTTTGATGATCTTGTTGAACTCGGTTTTGGCCAGCTCTTTCATCCGGTTGGACTCGTCACCGTACAGGACGATTTTGAGCTTGGCAGGGGCCAGGCTGCCGCCGCCTTCACTGCTGCCTGCAGCTGAGGTAGTGCCGTCATTGCTGTTTCCTGCATTCGGGGTAACGCTTTCATTATTCCCTTGGGAACAGGCGCTTAGCAGGAATGCGGCCGACAGGAGCATACTTAACCAACCTTGTTTCTTTTTCATGATGAACCCTCCTGGATTAGTCTTATAGGTAAAAGCATATATTGCAACGGCCGTGCTCCCTTACTGCCTATTGTACAACAGGTTAGAGCGGGGGAGCAGCAGCCGCATGCAAACATCGGTAATACAAACTGGCAGCGGTCAGCCTTTCACGGAGCCTACAACAATGCCTTTGACGAAAAATCGCTGAAGAAACGGATACAGAACCGCAATTGGCAGAACGGTCAGACAGGTCATGGCCATTTTGGCTGTTTCCAGCGGCGGAGCGATGATCGCGCCACCGACCTGTGCGGCATTGCCGGATGCGAGGAACTGAATGTTTGCCATCATGTTGTACATCAGGTACTGGATGGTGTAGAGCTCCTGATCGGAGACCAGCATCAGCGGCAGATAAAAGTCATTCCAGAACTGCAGCGCATAGAACAGGGAGATCGTAACCAGACCGACCCGGCCAAGCGGGACCATGATACTGAAGAAAATCCGCAGATGGCCAGCGCCGTCAATTTGGGCCGATTCCACAATCTCATGCGGAATGCTGCGGAAGTAGTTGGCCATCAGGAACATCAGGAACACGCTGAGCAGGTAGGGAACGAACAAGCCGAGCAGCGTGTCGCCCAGATGATAATACTTGGTGCTCAGCAGGTACCACGGCAGCGTCCCGCCGCTGAACAGCATAGTGAAATAGGCAAAGAAGGCGAAGAAGTTTTTCAGCCGGAAGCCTTTGACCGAAATCACATAGGCATAGGCGGTGGTGACCAGCACAGCTGACACCGTCCCCAGCACCGTTACGATCACGGACATGGAGTAAGCCTGAAGAATCTGCTGCGCTTTGGAGCCGAACAGGAATTCATAGGTTTCCAACGTAAAGCCCCGCGGCCAGAAGGAGTAGCCTTCAGCGGCGATTCTGGATTCCGTGGACAGGGAGCCGGATACGGCCAGCACAAACGGCACCAGACAGATCAATGAGAATATGGCGATACAGAAGTAGAAGAATATGAGCAGACCCTTGCTCTCGGTATTTGGCATTCTGCCGCCTCCTAAAATAGTTTGCTGTCTTTGTCATACCAGCCGGCCAGCTTGTTGGCCGCCAGCACCAGAATGAATCCGAAGACAGATTGATAAAGTGTGATTGCGGATGCAAAGCCGAACTCGCCGGAGCGGATGGCTGTGCGGTAGACATAGACATCGATGATATCGGTTGTAGGGAGCAGCAGCGGATTGAGGAACGTAACCCCCATAATCATGCTGAGATCCCCTTTCAGCATCCCCCCGATGTTCAGCAGCGACATCAATATAATAGAAGGAATCAGCATCGGCAGCGTGATTTTGGTGATAATCTGCCACCTGGATGCCCCGTCGATCTTGGCAGCCTCGTAGTAGGAGGTATCGACACCCTGCAGCACTGCATAATAGATAATCGCGCCGTAGCCGGCACTTTTCCAGATATTCGCCAGCACAAGGATGATCACGAACAGCCATGGACTGGAATACCAGTCGACCTGCCCCCAGCCAAGCGTAGTTAAGAGCTGATTGAATATCCCTTTGTCGTAATCGAGCAGGGAGAAGAGGATCGCCCCGATAATGATCCAGGATATAAAGTAGGGGAAGAACATTACGCTCTGCGTGACCTTGATAAACCATTTACTGCGCAGCTCATTCAGAATAATGGCAATAGCCACGGAGAAAAAGGTGCCGGTCAACATATAAAGCGCATTCAGAATAACCGTGTTGCGGGTCGCCCGCAGCGCATCCTCCATGCTGGAGAAGAAAAACTCGAAGTTGGAGAAGCCCGCCCAGGGGCTGCCAAAAATTCCGTCATTAAAGTTGTAATTTTTGAAGACCAGAATCAGTCCGCTCATCGGCAGGTACGCGAAAAGAATCAGTACAATGATGCCCGGCAGGGCGAGCAGGTACAGCGAGCTGTCTTTCTTGAGCGAATTGCGGTAGCTTCGGGTCCGGGCTGTGCCGGTTTTTAGTACCTGCCGCCTGGCCTTCTCGGGTATTGCATCTTGCATCATAAACCGTCCACTCCTTCTTGGTAGCGTTATCATTTTAGTCAGCTCCCGTGTTCCGGGAGAGCGTATCTACATGGCCAGCATATAGCCGCAAGTCATGATAGCGCTATCATAAGAAACGGAAAAACGTTAAAAAAAGGTAAGTTTCCCGGCTTAAAAAAACGTAAATGGTATCACTTTTCTGCTTTTTGATCGGAAAAAGACCGGATTTGTACTGAAATCACTCTTTTTTACGGAAAAATGTATGGATTACCCAGGCAATAAAAAAGATGACCCCGGCCCCGCGGGGGCTGCCGGAATCATCCTTTAATTGTTTATTTGGACTGCAAAATATGGTTCATGCGCCACTTGGACGGGGTCACGCCATAACGCTTTTTGAACTGGGTAGTGAAATAGGTGCTGCTGTTGTAACCGACCTGGCCGGCGATCTCCCGGATATCCATATTCAGATTCCCGGTCAGCAGGGACTGGGCTTCCTCCAGGCGCAGCTGGTTGATCATGTCAGGGAAGCTGCTCCCGACCTCCTCTGCAATCAGCCTGCTGAGGTAAGCGGGACTCAGCGACAGCTTCTCAGCCAGCGCATTCAGGGATAAACCGGGGTCTGCATAATGCTCTTTAATGTAAAGTACGGCCTCAGCGGCAATGCTGCGGGTCTGGACGGTGCTCATGCTGGAAATGCGTTCCATGGCAGCGTAACAGGCTTCCTCCATCCAGCTCCGCAGCTTGCCATAGCTCTGGATTCCAAGAATCTGCTGGTAAAAGTCCACAAAGCCGGAGTGGCGTGCGTCTGTACTTAATTCAGCGGTGCGGCTCAGCTCGAAGGCCAGTCTGGACAGGGCGGTTGCAGCCGATTCCGCGCGGTAGCTGCAGGCTACCGCCAGCAGCCGCTCCACGGCCTGCGGAATGTGATGGCTCTGCTCCTGCTGGCGGACAGCCTGCAGCACCGGCTCAAGGGCGCTGTCCGGCACCGGGCTGCTGTTAAGATGAATCGTATCATCGGCAAAGATTATATTCAGCATTTCATGGAATTTGACATACTGCAGGCTGGCGGACGCTTCATGATATCTGGAGCGCAGCTCGCCGGGGTCATCCGAGATTCCGCTGATGCCAAAAGCGCACGTGATCCCCGATCCGGAAAGGCCGGAAGCCAGCTGCTCCCAGATGCTGCGGTAGCGCGCATAGTCACCGAAGCTTCCGCTGCTGAGCTCACTCAGAATAAGCACCGCTGATTTCTGGTGCGGCCGGAAGGCCTGAACAGCCGCCATTCCGGAGAAGACCTGCTGAATTCTGGCGATGAGCTCTTTGCCGGGATCGGTCATGCCGGCTTCCGGACTGGTCTCGATAATCGAGAGCGCACATACGCAAAAGGCACGGTCAGGTGCACCAAGATTAATTACCGGTGT
Coding sequences:
- a CDS encoding alpha/beta fold hydrolase, which codes for MPLVDMPLEQLKQYEGRNPRPADFDAYWERALEELEAADANPELIPSAFQTPQAECFDLYYTGVRGARIHAKYLRPKKRDGLQPAVLQFHGYTGDSGDWQDKLAYVSLGYSVLALDCRGQGGASEDTGGVKGTTHNGHFIRGLDDHPDNLLFRHIFLDTVRLARIAFELPGVDPEQVYAMGGSQGGALTIACAALEPRIRKLAAVHPFLSDYKRVWEMDLDRDAYQELNTFFRKFDPLHEREDEIFEKLGYIDIQHLAGRIQGKVLFTVSMMDTICPPSTQFVAYNKIKAPKELLIYPDFGHEYLPGNADRTMQFFLQK
- a CDS encoding DUF3502 domain-containing protein, producing MKKKQGWLSMLLSAAFLLSACSQGNNESVTPNAGNSNDGTTSAAGSSEGGGSLAPAKLKIVLYGDESNRMKELAKTEFNKIIKQEINAEVEFQFLPWTEYGGGKTDLMLSTGEDFATYTDSNYMVKSVAKGLYTDLTPYLDAAADLSSNVDEASFSAFQLDGKQYAIPVGNKPNSAEFYSVLVRQDLLEEAGMTRVTSLAELEQFYDKVHALHPELIGYANTDARRMLQYDYTDKNLYWQNDFIALDESAKDDQIISWFESEEFKRYADLMHGWYEKGIIPKYAATNVPQLQSDWNSGKAMFWAGTAARPFEGAATISQAVPDAKLVNYFLGEGRPKISRGTYSSAFFVSTAAKDPERYVMFFNLLQKNQELYDLFAYGVEGTDYTLDENGRLTKLTTDSLIPDWLLMNKNFMRFDNTVPDDVIADYKAWDDGAIISKGAGFNFDNTPVKNEETKLNGVFTEYLAPIGSGFSKYDEAFPKALERLKAAGIDKYIAEYQKQFSEWYAKQQQ
- a CDS encoding carbohydrate ABC transporter permease codes for the protein MPNTESKGLLIFFYFCIAIFSLICLVPFVLAVSGSLSTESRIAAEGYSFWPRGFTLETYEFLFGSKAQQILQAYSMSVIVTVLGTVSAVLVTTAYAYVISVKGFRLKNFFAFFAYFTMLFSGGTLPWYLLSTKYYHLGDTLLGLFVPYLLSVFLMFLMANYFRSIPHEIVESAQIDGAGHLRIFFSIMVPLGRVGLVTISLFYALQFWNDFYLPLMLVSDQELYTIQYLMYNMMANIQFLASGNAAQVGGAIIAPPLETAKMAMTCLTVLPIAVLYPFLQRFFVKGIVVGSVKG
- a CDS encoding ABC transporter permease subunit; amino-acid sequence: MMQDAIPEKARRQVLKTGTARTRSYRNSLKKDSSLYLLALPGIIVLILFAYLPMSGLILVFKNYNFNDGIFGSPWAGFSNFEFFFSSMEDALRATRNTVILNALYMLTGTFFSVAIAIILNELRSKWFIKVTQSVMFFPYFISWIIIGAILFSLLDYDKGIFNQLLTTLGWGQVDWYSSPWLFVIILVLANIWKSAGYGAIIYYAVLQGVDTSYYEAAKIDGASRWQIITKITLPMLIPSIILMSLLNIGGMLKGDLSMIMGVTFLNPLLLPTTDIIDVYVYRTAIRSGEFGFASAITLYQSVFGFILVLAANKLAGWYDKDSKLF